From the Kogia breviceps isolate mKogBre1 chromosome 3, mKogBre1 haplotype 1, whole genome shotgun sequence genome, one window contains:
- the GCNT3 gene encoding beta-1,3-galactosyl-O-glycosyl-glycoprotein beta-1,6-N-acetylglucosaminyltransferase 3 encodes MKMIGWKKKLHSGYHLWALGCYMLLAIVALRLYLRLKCDIDSLDLESRDFRSQRCRDILYKSLKLPAKRSINCSGVTRGDQEAVVKAVLDNLEVKKKREPFTDTDYLNMTRDCEQFKSQRKFIHFPLSKEELDFPIAYSVVVHEKIENFERLLRAVYAPQNIYCVHVDEKSPETFKEAVKAIISCFPNVFMASKLVRVVYASWSRVQADLNCMEDLLQSSVPWKYLLNTCGTDFPIKTNAEMVLALKMLNGKNSMESEIPTEYKKSRWKYHYEVTDTLHLTSKMKDPPPDNLPVFTGNAYFVASRAFVQHVLENPKSQQLIEWAKDTYSPDEHLWATLQRAPWMPGSVPYHSKFHISDMTSIARLVKWQIHEGDISMGAPYAPCSGIHQRAICIYGAGDLHWILQNHHLLANKFDPKVDDNVLQCLEEYLRYKAIYGTEL; translated from the coding sequence ATGAAGATGATTGGGTGGAAGAAGAAACTCCACAGTGGGTATCACCTGTGGGCCCTGGGCTGCTATATGCTGCTGGCCATTGTTGCTCTGAGACTTTATCTCAGGTTAAAATGTGACATAGATTCCCTGGATCTGGAATCCAGGGACTTTCGAAGCCAGCGCTGTAGGGACATCTTGTACAAGTCCCTGAAGCTGCCAGCAAAGAGATCCATCAACTGTTCTGGGGTCACCCGAGGGGACCAGGAAGCAGTCGTCAAGGCTGTCCTGGACAATCTGGAGGTCAAGAAGAAGCGGGAGCCTTTCACAGACACCGATTACCTCAACATGACCAGAGATTGTGAGCAGTTTAAGTCCCAAAGGAAGTTCATACATTTCCCACTGAGCAAAGAAGAGTTAGACTTCCCCATCGCATACTCTGTGGTCGTCCATGAGAAGATTGAAAACTTTGAACGGCTGCTGCGAGCTGTGTATGCCCCTCAGAACATATACTGCGTCCATGTGGATGAGAAGTCCCCAGAAACTTTCAAAGAGGCAGTCAAGGCCATTATTTCCTGCTTCCCAAATGTCTTCATGGCCAGTAAGTTGGTCCGGGTGGTTTACGCCTCCTGGTCCAGGGTGCAGGCTGACCTGAACTGTATGGAAGACTTACTCCAGAGCTCGGTGCCGTGGAAATACTTACTGAATACATGTGGGACAGATTTTCCTATAAAGACCAATGCTGAGATGGTCCTGGCCCTCAAGATGTTGAATgggaagaacagtatggagtccGAGATACCTACGGAGTACAAAAAGTCTCGCTGGAAATACCACTATGAGGTGACAGACACATTGCACCTAACCAGCAAGATGAAGGACCCTCCCCCTGATAACTTACCTGTGTTCACAGGGAATGCCTATTTTGTGGCTTCTCGAGCCTTTGTCCAACATGTCTTAGAGAACCCCAAATCCCAACAACTGATCGAATGGGCAAAAGACACCTATAGCCCCGATGAACACCTCTGGGCCACCCTTCAGCGTGCACCGTGGATGCCTGGCTCTGTCCCCTACCACTCCAAGTTTCACATCTCAGACATGACCTCCATTGCCAGGCTGGTCAAATGGCAGATCCACGAGGGAGATATCAGTATGGGAGCACCTTATGCACCTTGCTCTGGAATCCACCAGCGGGCTATCTGCATTTATGGGGCTGGGGACCTGCACTGGATTCTTCAGAATCATCACCTCTTGGCGAACAAGTTTGACCCAAAGGTGGATGATAATGTTCTGCAGTGCTTAGAAGAGTATTTACGTTATAAGGCCATCTATGGGACTGAACTTTGA